The nucleotide window ATCGCCGAGAGCGCATGCGCCGCAGGCGCCGAAGCCGTGTCCCTGACGGCCGCGGGACGCGATGCCGGATCGATTGCGGCGGCACTGGATGATAGCGCTGGCGATCTGCTTCTGATCGTCGGCGGTTCCGGCGTCGGTCGCACCGATGCGGCGGTGACGGCCTTGTCCGCGCGCGGCAAAATTCTCGCCCACGGCATTGCCCTGCAGCCCGGCCGTACCGCGGCCGTCGGGCGCATCGGCAAGATGCCCGTCGTCGTGCTGCCGGGCGCGCCGGATCAGGCCGTTGCGGCTTGGTGGACGCTGGCGCGTCCCGTACTCGATCGGCTCTCGGGTCGGAACTGCCGACAAACCGTCAATTTGCCGCTAGCGCGCAAGATTGCATCTCAGGTCGGCGTCGCCGAGATCGTGTTGCTGCAGCGGGAGCAGGATAGATGGATCACGCTTGCCGTGGGCGAATTGTCGCTGGCGGCAATTGCCCGCGCCGAAGCCTGGCTCGTTGTGCCCGGCAGCTCGGAAGGATTTGCGGCGGGCAGCCCGGTCGATGCCTATATGTTGCGGGATTGATATGAGTTCGGGAATGACCAATACGCCGTCGCCCAGAGATCGCGACAGTAACGAGCAGGACCAGTTCCTGACGATCCTGTCGCGCGAGGATGCGCTGGCCCGTTTCGAGGCCGCCTTGTTACCGCGTGCCGTGCCGAGCGAGCAACGGCCGCTTGCGGATGCGCTGGGCTGCGCGCTCGCCGAAGACGTCGTGGCGCCGATCGATGTGCCGCCGTTCGATCGCTCCAACGTCGATGGCTTTGCAGTGCGTTCCGCCGACCTTGCTTCTGCCCGCGAGGCTTCGCCGGTACGCGTGATGCTGAACGACGAAGTGATCGCCTGCGGTACCGCGCCGACGCGGCCGGTATTGTCGGGAACGGCCACGCCGATCGCGACCGGCGGTCCGGTGCCGCGCGGGGCGGACGCCGTCATCATGGTCGAGCATACACAGCCGGCGGGACATCGCGCGATCGACATCCGCCGAGCCGCCTCGCCTGGTCAATTCGTGTCCTATGCCGGCTCCGACATCGCCCGCGGCGAAGTGCTGCTGCGCGCCGGCACCGTCATCGGCTCGCGCGAGATCGGAATGCTGGCGGCCTGCGGCATCGCGGAAGCGACCGTCGCGCGGCGGCCACGCGTTGCGATCCTTTCCACCGGCGATGAACTGGTGCAGCCTGGCCATTCGCTGCGGCCGGCTGCGATCTATGACATCAATGGCGCGATCGTCACTGCGGCGATCACGGAGAATGGTGGCGAGGCAAATTTTCTTGGTGCCATCGCCGATGATGAGGCGCAGCTCGAATCCGCGATGCGCGATGCGCTCGCGGGCAGCGACATGCTGGTGCTGTCAGGCGGCACGTCCAAGGGCGCGGGCGATGTCTCCCACCGCATCATCGGCCGGCTCGGCAAGCCCGGCATCATCGCCCATGGCGTTGCGCTCAAGCCCGGCAAGCCGCTGTGCCTTGCAGTATGCGACGGCAAGCCCGTGATCATCCTGCCGGGATTTCCGACCTCGGCGATGTTCACCTTCCACGACATGATCGTGCCGGTGCTGCGGCGCATGGCCGGCCTGCCGCCGCGTTCGGATGCCAAGGTCAACGCACGCGTGCCCGTGCGGATCGCCTCCGAACTCGGCCGCACCGAGTTCGTCATGGTATCGCTGGTCGAAGGCGCGGACGGATTGATTGCCTATCCCACCGGCAAAGGCTCCGGCGCCATCACCTCCTTTGCACAGGCCGATGGCTTTCTGCGGATCGATGCACTGGCTGACCAGATGCTGGCCGGCAGCGAGACCGAAGTGACGCTGTTCACGCCGCACGTGCGGGTGCCAGATCTCGTCATCGTCGGCAGCCATTGCACCGGGCTCGATCTCGTCACCGCGCCGCTGGCGCTTGCTGGACTCACCGTGCGCTCGATCGCGGTCGGCAGCCTGGGCGGGCTATCGGCCGCCAAGCGCGGCGAGTGCGATCTTGCGCCGATCCATTTGTTCGATGAGAAGACCGAGACCTACAACACGCCTTTTCTCGCAGACGGACTCGAACTGGTATCGGGCTGGCGTCGCATGCAAGGCATCGTCTTCAGCAAAGGTGACAGGCGCTTCGAAGGCCTGAGCGCGGAGGACGCCGTACGCGCGGCACTGGCCGACCCCGCCTGTATCATGGTCAATCGCAACCAGGGCGCCGGCACGCGCATCCTGATCGACCGGCTGCTCGGCGGCGCGCGCCCCGACGGCTACTGGAATCAGCCCCGCTCGCACAACGCGGTGGCGGCTGCCGTCGCACAGCACCGTGCCGATTGGGGCGTGACCATTGCGCCGGTCGCACATGCGTCAGACCTGGGTTTCATTCCCTTTGCCGAGGAGCATTATGATTTTGCGCTGGTGAAGGCGCGCAAGCAACGGCCGGCGGTGCAGGCCTTTCTCGACGCGCTGGCTTCCGAAGCGGGCCGCGCGGCGCTGCAGCAGGCGGGATTTCGGCCGGCCTGACGCAGTCGCGAACTGAAGAAGCCGCCGACAGAAGCGGCTCGGGGCAGGGATGGGAATGGCAAGACCGCTATCGATTGCGATTGTTGGCGCCGGCATGGGTGGGCTCGCGACTGCCGCGGCGCTGTCGCGTTGCCTCGAGGGCGTCGAGCGGGAGAGCGCTGCCAATGCATTCCGTCGTTTCGAGGCGACGCGCAAGGAGCGAACTGCGCGCATCCAGGCAACCTCGCGTGCCAACACCTGGCTCAGCGCCAAGACCGATACCGACCGGGTGTACGGCTACGACGCCTGGAGCGTGCCGCTGGCGCCATAGAGGACGGCGCTACTTGCGGGGCAGGTAAAGAAAGTGGTTGCGCTGCTCGGCTTCGGCCAGCGCGCGCTTCGCCGCCGGGGTCATAATTTTCGCCTCCGCCGGCACCGCGGCAAACGTGCTGCTGCCGGTAACCCAGCGGGAGAGCCGCTTAGTGTCGGAAATGAACACCGCGACATCCAGAGCGAAGGTGATCGCCCGAACGATGAAAGCCAGAACACCCAAAAGGAGCTCGCTCATCTGCGTTTCTCGACATCTGGCGGGCGGATGCCCGCTTAGGTACCCAGTGGTCGCCATCAGCCGCAATCCGGTTCAACGCGGAACCTGCGGCTATCTGGCCGCCTAACCCCCATCAAGCGCTGCCAGCCGCTCCGCTTCCGCGATGTCGTCCATGGTGTTGGCATTGAAGAACGGATCGAGCGGCGTGACCGGCCATGTCACCGTGGCGAGCCTGTAGCGCGCAGTCCAGCGGTCGATCTTCCTGATGTCCTCGACGACCAGCGCGTGGCGCAATTGTTCGCGCAAGCCGACGCTCCATAATCCGATTACCGGATGTGACTGGCCTTCGGAGGCGGCAACGGCCAGCTCGGCATTGTCAGCTTCCACCGCGCCATACAGCCGCGACACCAGATCGCGCGGCAGGAATGGGCAGTCCGCGGCGGCGCTGAGAACAAATTTTACATCCGGCCGGTTGGCCGCAGCCCAGTCGAGTGCGGCGAGGATACCTGCGAGCGGGCCGGGAAAGTCGGCGACGCCATCGGCGATGACCGGCAGGCCGAACGCCGCGAAGCGTGATGGGTCGCCATTGGCGTTGAGGATCAGGCCGTCACATTGCGGTTTCAGCCGCGCGATCACGCGGTCGAGAATGGTGCGGCCAGCGATCATGCGCATCGGCTTGTCGCCACCGCCCATCCGCCGCGCGAGGCCGCCGGCGAGCAGTACGCCCGGAATCCTAGTCGTCACGTTCTTCGCCCTTGCGCTTGTGCCGCGCGGATTCTTCCTCGACATAATCGAGGTTCTGGTCGAACACGATCCGCTCCTGTCCCGACAGCGCGATGAAGCGTTTTCCCCGCGTGCGTCCGACCAGCGTCAGCCCGACCTGCCGCGCCAGCTCGACACCCCACGCCGTGAAGCCCGAGCGCGAGACCAGAATGGGAATGCCCATCCGCACCGTCTTGATCACCATTTCCGAGGTGAGGCGGCCGGTGGTGTAGAGGATCTTGTCGGCGGGATCGACGCCGTGGCGATAGATCCAGCCCGCGATCTTGTCGACCGCGTTATGGCGGCCGACGTCCTCGGTGTAGCAGACGGGCGCTCCTTCCTTGCACAGCACGCAGCCATGGATCGCGCCCGCCTCCAGATAGAGCGAGGGCATGGTGTTGATGGTGCGGGTCATCTCGTAGAGCCACGATGTACGAAGCTCGGCCTTCGGCAGTGCCACGCTTTCCACCGCTTCGAGCAGGTCGCCGAACGCCGTGCCCTGGGCGCAGCCGGACGTCTGCGTGCGCTTCCTTAGCTTCGCCTCGAAATTGGTGTGGTGCTCGGTGCGCACCACCACGACCTGAAGATCGTCGTCATATTCGACCTCGGTAACGACGTCGTCGTATTTCAGCATATTCTGGTTCAGGAGATAGCCGAGCGCCAGATATTCCGGATAGTCGCCGATCGTCATCATGGTGACGATCTCCTGCGCGTTCAGATATAGCGTCAGCGGCCGCTCCACCGGCACCCGGATTTCGACGGCCGCGCCCGTCTGATCGGTCCCGGCCACGCGCTCCGTCAGCCGCGGATCCTCGGGATTCGGCACGATCAGGGGGGCTGGGGCTTTTTCCATCTTCATCATGGGACGCAGGTTAGCATGACAATGGCTTCCAGCCGATATAAAGCATTTCCGGGCATGAACAATGCGGCCTCAGCTCGTCATTGCGAGCGCTGCGAAGCAATCCATGAGCCCGTCCTCGACAAAGGTCTGGATTGCTTCGTCGCTTCGCTCGCCGCAATGACGGGCCGCCGTCGGAGAATGTGATGAAAGTGATAGGCCTCGCGGGATGGAGCGGCGCCGGCAAGACCACCTTGCTGACGCGGGCGATCCCGCAACTCTTAAAACAGGGCCTGCGCGTGTCCGTGATCAAGCATGCCCATCACGCCTTCGATGTCGACGTGCCCGGCAAGGATTCCTGGCGGCATCGCGAGGCCGGCGCGGCCGAAGTTCTGGTATCGTCGGGCCGGCGCTGGGCGCTGATGCATGAGCTGCGCGGGGCGCATGAACCACGATTGCCGGAACTGCTGGCGAAGATGTCGCCGGTCGATCTCGTCGTCGTCGAGGGCTTTAAGCGCGAGC belongs to Bradyrhizobium icense and includes:
- a CDS encoding formate dehydrogenase accessory sulfurtransferase FdhD — translated: MMKMEKAPAPLIVPNPEDPRLTERVAGTDQTGAAVEIRVPVERPLTLYLNAQEIVTMMTIGDYPEYLALGYLLNQNMLKYDDVVTEVEYDDDLQVVVVRTEHHTNFEAKLRKRTQTSGCAQGTAFGDLLEAVESVALPKAELRTSWLYEMTRTINTMPSLYLEAGAIHGCVLCKEGAPVCYTEDVGRHNAVDKIAGWIYRHGVDPADKILYTTGRLTSEMVIKTVRMGIPILVSRSGFTAWGVELARQVGLTLVGRTRGKRFIALSGQERIVFDQNLDYVEEESARHKRKGEERDD
- a CDS encoding molybdopterin biosynthesis protein; its protein translation is MSSGMTNTPSPRDRDSNEQDQFLTILSREDALARFEAALLPRAVPSEQRPLADALGCALAEDVVAPIDVPPFDRSNVDGFAVRSADLASAREASPVRVMLNDEVIACGTAPTRPVLSGTATPIATGGPVPRGADAVIMVEHTQPAGHRAIDIRRAASPGQFVSYAGSDIARGEVLLRAGTVIGSREIGMLAACGIAEATVARRPRVAILSTGDELVQPGHSLRPAAIYDINGAIVTAAITENGGEANFLGAIADDEAQLESAMRDALAGSDMLVLSGGTSKGAGDVSHRIIGRLGKPGIIAHGVALKPGKPLCLAVCDGKPVIILPGFPTSAMFTFHDMIVPVLRRMAGLPPRSDAKVNARVPVRIASELGRTEFVMVSLVEGADGLIAYPTGKGSGAITSFAQADGFLRIDALADQMLAGSETEVTLFTPHVRVPDLVIVGSHCTGLDLVTAPLALAGLTVRSIAVGSLGGLSAAKRGECDLAPIHLFDEKTETYNTPFLADGLELVSGWRRMQGIVFSKGDRRFEGLSAEDAVRAALADPACIMVNRNQGAGTRILIDRLLGGARPDGYWNQPRSHNAVAAAVAQHRADWGVTIAPVAHASDLGFIPFAEEHYDFALVKARKQRPAVQAFLDALASEAGRAALQQAGFRPA
- the mobA gene encoding molybdenum cofactor guanylyltransferase MobA; protein product: MSRKNPRGTSARAKNVTTRIPGVLLAGGLARRMGGGDKPMRMIAGRTILDRVIARLKPQCDGLILNANGDPSRFAAFGLPVIADGVADFPGPLAGILAALDWAAANRPDVKFVLSAAADCPFLPRDLVSRLYGAVEADNAELAVAASEGQSHPVIGLWSVGLREQLRHALVVEDIRKIDRWTARYRLATVTWPVTPLDPFFNANTMDDIAEAERLAALDGG
- the mobB gene encoding molybdopterin-guanine dinucleotide biosynthesis protein B; this encodes MKVIGLAGWSGAGKTTLLTRAIPQLLKQGLRVSVIKHAHHAFDVDVPGKDSWRHREAGAAEVLVSSGRRWALMHELRGAHEPRLPELLAKMSPVDLVVVEGFKREPHRKIEVYRAANEKPLLFPDDPGIVGIATDTAVETKLPTAHLDDIEAVAAMMLRSAISLEDVLAKCEAEG
- a CDS encoding molybdopterin-binding protein yields the protein MTSPQRLPTSLTPLEKALDALLQGVEPVAPVEPTLVEALRCIAAEMPPLKTHPPRDIAAADGYAFCARDLVGASSYSPLPLSAPPAWVEAGEAMPDGCDCVLDSDSLDISGPLPQVLAEAIPGQGVRRAGSDIAAGSPVAEAGRPVLPRHLLIARAVGMERLKVRRPRLGIVNVPGGSMTAELIAESACAAGAEAVSLTAAGRDAGSIAAALDDSAGDLLLIVGGSGVGRTDAAVTALSARGKILAHGIALQPGRTAAVGRIGKMPVVVLPGAPDQAVAAWWTLARPVLDRLSGRNCRQTVNLPLARKIASQVGVAEIVLLQREQDRWITLAVGELSLAAIARAEAWLVVPGSSEGFAAGSPVDAYMLRD